AGTTGCTGATAATTTTTCTGTGCTTTCTGATAGTGTAGAAGTTTCCATAAATTCTTTTAATGTGGAAACAGGCTTTCCACCGATTGCCAATAAACGTTCTGCAAGTTCATCTACAACTTCTGCCGCTTCGTCGTAGAGCTCTTCAAATTTTTCATGTAATGTAAAGAAGAAAGGTCCTTTTACATACCAGTGATGCTGGTGAAGTTTTGTGTAAAGCACGCTCCAGTTTGCTACTTGTACATTTAATTCTTTTTGTAATTCAACTTTAGTTTGTAATCCCATTTTGATTAGCTCCCTTCGATTTATCATACTTTAATTATAACAAGTTTTAATTTAAAATCAATACTTAATTATAATTATTTTAATTTAGTTTTGATTTCAATTTACTGATGATTCTTTCTACTACTATCATATACAGGAAACATGTGGAAAACTAGTGTAAAACACATAAGTTCAAATAACTTTCAAATATCACCATTATTTTCTGCAGCTGTTAGAAAACTATACCCGGTTGCTGCTAGGATTTAAACAAGCAAAAAAGCAGCAATGAATGATTTGCTGCTTTTTTTGCTTTCTATTATATGGAAAGAGAGGGAGAGAACATATAGCTGCGATGATGATAGCGAATGCTGAAGATTAGCCCCATTGCCATCATATTCGTCATTAGCGAGCTTCCTCCATAGCTGATAAAGGGAAGCGGAATACCTGTAATAGGAAGGAGCTGGATTGTCATCCCAATGTTCTCAAATACATGGAACGCAATCATGCTAATAACACCGACACATATATAAATGCTGTAAGGATCATTAGATAGAAAGGCAGTTCTGATTAAATGATATATAAGCAGGAAATATAGAATAATTAGGATGCTTCCACCCACAAAGCCATATTCCTCTCCAATAATAGTAAACACAAAATCTGTATGCCTTTCGGGGATATAAACCTCAACGTTCCCATAGCCCTTTCCTGAAATAAGACCTGAGCCTATTGCCTGCAGAGACCAGACGAGCTGGAGACCGGAATCTCCTGCTTCAACAGGATCAAGCCATGAGTCAATTCTGGCAAACTGATACTGGTCGATGCTTAAGTATTTAGCGAGAAGGCTTCTGCCGAAAACAGCTAAATACATCACAAGCGCCCCGAAGGAAATAATGGAGCTGTATAACGGAATAATGATCTTCCAGGTAATGCCTGAAACAAGAACCATCCCTGCGACGATGGCAATTAAAACTAATGTCGTTCCAAAGTCTTGTACAATAACAAGTCCTATTGGAATTCCTGCCGTAAGGCCTATTTTACATAAAAGGATAAGGTCTGTTTTTAATGAAGTATAAACTGTCTTTTCATGATGGTCATGGATAACCTTTGATAATGCCATAATCGTGAATACTTTCATATATTCCGAAGGCTGGATGCTGCCAACAGATGGGATGACATACCAGCTTTGAGCGCCGTTTCGTTCTGGAGTGAAATCGGTGATCGGTGCAAAAACGAGTCCTAGAAGAAGGGCGATTCCGATTCCGTATAAAATCCACGTCAGCTTCCTCAACTGGTCATTATCAAAGCAAGTAATAACAGCGATAGCGACCGAGCCGATCACATACCACATAATTTGTGAGGGCAGATAATCTTTGTCTGCACTGTATATCGACACACAGCTTGTCAAACAAAACAGCAGCAGCAGCAAACATAATGTCCAATCAACTTTATCTGAAACACTGTTGTTTCTTCCTCTCATAAGCAAAACTCCTTATAAATAACTGGAAATGAATTGCAATTATTAAGACGGTTACAAGGGACTAATAGTTTCCATTTTTTTATATTGGCAAAAAATATTTAACTTTTGCTTAAGTGAAAAAAATAACGCTTCATTAGAAATTGGGAAGTCATTCTAATGAAGCGTCTGGCTTTACATAATATGTTTGAGGAAGGCACTTGCGATGCCAAAATAAATAAACAAAGAAAAAATATCATTTAATGTAGTAATAAGTGGACCTGAAGCTACTGCCGGATCAATCTTAAAGCGATACAAAATCAGCGGAATGATTGTACCAGACAGTGTTCCGATAATAAGTGTAAAGAAAAGGGAGCATCCAACCACAAATCCTAAGACAGGATCTCCTTGCCATACATATGCTATTAATGTGATGATTATGCCACATGTTGCTCCAATTATAAGGCCGACAAGCAATTCCCTGAAAATTACCTTAGTAACAATCTTTTTATTAATTGTATTAGAAATTAATCCGCGAACGATAACCGCAAGCGATTGTGTGCCAGTATTACCGGTCATTCCGGAAATCATCGGCATGAAAAAGGACAACGCTACAGCTTTACTGAGAATATCCTCATAAGAACTGATAATGCTGCCTGACACTATGCCGATAAACAGGAGCAAAATAAGCCAAGGCAGTCTGCGATATGCTGCAACATGAGCTTTCGTATCGAAGTCTATATCCTTACCGCCGGCAGATAATTTTTGAATATCTTCATCAGCTTCCTGGATAACAACGTCAATAATATCATCGACGGTAACAATACCCATCAGCATGTTTTCATCATCAACAACAGGAATGGCTAAGAAATCATATTTCTGGATGATATGAGCAACTTGCTCTTGGTCCTCAGCAACAGAAACACTGATTACCCGCTCATACATAATGTCCCTGATTTTATCCTGCGGCTCTGCAATTAATAAATCCCGGTAAGATACTACTCCAACTAATTTCCGTTTTTGATCAATGACATAAAGATAGCTTAATGTTTCTGCAAAATCAGCAAAGCTCTTAAGCTTATCGACTGCTTCTCTTGTCGAATAATAATCGCGTATCCAAACAAAGCGGTTCGTCATTAGTCGGCCGGCTGTTTCATCCGGGTAGTTCATTAAGTTTTGGACGATGATGGACTCTTCTTTTTTCATCCCCGAAAGCAATTGTTCCGTTTTTTCCGGTGAAAGTTCATTAAGAAGGGATGCGAGGTCATCGTTGTCCATTAAATCAAGAACCTTCCCTGTCTTTTCAATGCCAAGTTTATTCAATATATCAAGCTGCTCTTCTTTATTAACCTCTTCGAGCAGGTCTGCTAACAAATCTGTATTTAGATAAAGGAGAAAGTGGGTCCTATGCTTATCGGGGAGTGATTCATAAATTTGAGCAATGTCGTATGGCTGAAGCTCATCAACAATTGTCTCAAATTCTGCTTTTTTATTTTCTTTCAGTGTTTTAATAATGTGAAGTGTGATTTGATTGTCTGACATGTTTTGTATCATACTTCCCACTCCTTTCCGCCAAAGTCATAGTTGTTTATACCCTGTACTATTATATGAAATAAACAACAAGAATGAAATGGATATTTTTTTACCATCGGGTTGTAAAAAGTATGTTAAGTTTTCTGACAATTAACTTGCTGTCAAATGAGATTGAGTTAATATTATCTTATAAAAGTTAATTTAATTATGTTACTTTCGTATATCCTTAATAATTGGTTTAAGGGTCTCTACTTAGAAACCGTAAATTTCTAGCTACGAAAAAACAGGCATTTTCAGCTTGTTTTTTCGTAGCTTTTTATGTGTATAGGGGGAAAAGGACAATGACGACAATATTAATCAAGAATGCACAAATCGTAACGATGAATGGGCAAGAAGAAATAGTAAACGGGGATATATTAATTGAAAATGACCTTATCAAGGCAATTGGACCAGAAATTGATGCTAGCACTGCAGATAAAATAATAGAGGCGGCAGGACATACGGTAATCCCAGGATTTGTGCAAACACATATTCATTTATGCCAGACCTTATTCAGGGGCAAGGGAGATGATTTAGAGCTGATGGATTGGCTGCGCAA
This DNA window, taken from Niallia sp. Man26, encodes the following:
- the mgtE gene encoding magnesium transporter, which gives rise to MIQNMSDNQITLHIIKTLKENKKAEFETIVDELQPYDIAQIYESLPDKHRTHFLLYLNTDLLADLLEEVNKEEQLDILNKLGIEKTGKVLDLMDNDDLASLLNELSPEKTEQLLSGMKKEESIIVQNLMNYPDETAGRLMTNRFVWIRDYYSTREAVDKLKSFADFAETLSYLYVIDQKRKLVGVVSYRDLLIAEPQDKIRDIMYERVISVSVAEDQEQVAHIIQKYDFLAIPVVDDENMLMGIVTVDDIIDVVIQEADEDIQKLSAGGKDIDFDTKAHVAAYRRLPWLILLLFIGIVSGSIISSYEDILSKAVALSFFMPMISGMTGNTGTQSLAVIVRGLISNTINKKIVTKVIFRELLVGLIIGATCGIIITLIAYVWQGDPVLGFVVGCSLFFTLIIGTLSGTIIPLILYRFKIDPAVASGPLITTLNDIFSLFIYFGIASAFLKHIM
- a CDS encoding FtsW/RodA/SpoVE family cell cycle protein — translated: MRGRNNSVSDKVDWTLCLLLLLFCLTSCVSIYSADKDYLPSQIMWYVIGSVAIAVITCFDNDQLRKLTWILYGIGIALLLGLVFAPITDFTPERNGAQSWYVIPSVGSIQPSEYMKVFTIMALSKVIHDHHEKTVYTSLKTDLILLCKIGLTAGIPIGLVIVQDFGTTLVLIAIVAGMVLVSGITWKIIIPLYSSIISFGALVMYLAVFGRSLLAKYLSIDQYQFARIDSWLDPVEAGDSGLQLVWSLQAIGSGLISGKGYGNVEVYIPERHTDFVFTIIGEEYGFVGGSILIILYFLLIYHLIRTAFLSNDPYSIYICVGVISMIAFHVFENIGMTIQLLPITGIPLPFISYGGSSLMTNMMAMGLIFSIRYHHRSYMFSPSLSI
- a CDS encoding DNA starvation/stationary phase protection protein, with amino-acid sequence MGLQTKVELQKELNVQVANWSVLYTKLHQHHWYVKGPFFFTLHEKFEELYDEAAEVVDELAERLLAIGGKPVSTLKEFMETSTLSESTEKLSATEMVKSLVEDYSHINTQLRALAGHADELDDTVTHDIAIGLTEKIEKHLWMLTAYLSE